From the Amycolatopsis thermoflava N1165 genome, one window contains:
- a CDS encoding serine hydrolase domain-containing protein, with translation MALSRRTVLKLGALGTAGCTVLTGRAVAGESPPVERALREAMRELQGAPGGPPAITVAFRRSHGTAFHSVGVSDVATGRKPRPDDHMRVASVAKAFSAATALSLVSRRRLGLDDTVGRRLDGFPPQWSEVTLSQLLGHTSGIPDFSRSQRFRDALLASLQDPPPPRDLLGYLDDPGPLFAPGTRYAYSNSDNILVALMCEAATGARYEDLLRQHVTQPLGLHRTSLPRGSALPEPHLHGYDGAEDVTTLVAAGWSWASGGVVSTPADLARFIGGYRALLHPAVRAAQLTFRPGGSEPPGPGVNAAGLGIFRYDTRYGRVYGHTGNTPGYTQFAAATLDGHRAVAVSTTAQITPDSDPALFERLRGIYELAVGALLHTSARS, from the coding sequence ATGGCACTGTCGCGCAGGACGGTCCTGAAGCTGGGGGCACTCGGCACGGCCGGGTGCACGGTCCTCACGGGCCGCGCGGTGGCCGGTGAATCACCACCCGTCGAGCGCGCACTGCGCGAGGCGATGCGCGAACTGCAAGGCGCGCCAGGAGGTCCGCCCGCCATCACCGTCGCGTTCAGACGGAGCCACGGGACGGCCTTCCACAGCGTCGGCGTGTCCGATGTGGCGACCGGCCGGAAACCCCGGCCCGACGACCACATGCGTGTCGCGAGCGTGGCGAAGGCGTTCAGCGCCGCGACCGCGCTGTCCCTGGTGAGCCGCCGCCGGCTGGGGCTCGATGACACGGTCGGGCGGCGGCTGGACGGTTTCCCCCCGCAGTGGTCGGAGGTGACCCTCAGCCAATTGCTCGGCCACACCAGCGGAATCCCGGACTTCAGCCGGTCGCAGCGGTTCCGCGACGCGCTGCTGGCGTCCCTGCAGGACCCGCCGCCCCCGCGCGACCTGCTCGGCTACCTCGACGACCCCGGCCCGCTGTTCGCGCCCGGCACCAGGTACGCCTACTCCAACTCGGACAACATCCTCGTCGCGCTGATGTGCGAGGCCGCGACCGGCGCGCGCTACGAGGACCTGCTGCGGCAGCACGTCACGCAGCCGCTGGGGCTCCACCGCACCAGCCTGCCGCGCGGCTCCGCGCTGCCCGAACCGCACCTGCACGGCTACGACGGCGCCGAGGACGTGACCACGCTCGTCGCCGCGGGCTGGAGCTGGGCCTCCGGCGGAGTGGTGTCCACACCGGCCGATCTGGCGCGCTTCATCGGCGGCTACCGGGCCCTCCTGCACCCGGCGGTGCGTGCCGCGCAGCTCACGTTCCGGCCGGGCGGTTCGGAACCGCCCGGGCCGGGCGTCAACGCGGCCGGCCTCGGCATCTTCCGCTACGACACGCGGTACGGCCGCGTCTACGGGCACACCGGCAACACCCCGGGCTACACGCAGTTCGCCGCGGCCACCCTGGACGGGCACCGGGCCGTCGCCGTCAGCACCACCGCGCAGATCACCCCGGACAGCGACCCCGCGCTGTTCGAGCGGTTGCGCGGCATCTACGAACTCGCCGTCGGCGCGCTCCTTCACACCAGCGCGAGGTCGTGA
- a CDS encoding TetR/AcrR family transcriptional regulator, translating to MPRIRGASIGEHHEQVWADLAEAMRQLLLERDYESITLGHLAARAGLARNTLYNYARDKSALVLALAERAGLPLRERVAGIAARPDPAEQRMGEIVAAVLEAATDQALWLVFRPGAGPLVADLPKGPDGPFHAVVTEVERVVRDGIARGEFRDVGDVALAVELLSGAMRAGAERVARDPAALEATVATAREIVLAFLTCRAGPRR from the coding sequence GTGCCGCGGATCCGGGGCGCCAGCATCGGGGAGCACCACGAGCAGGTGTGGGCCGACCTCGCCGAGGCGATGCGGCAGCTGCTGCTCGAACGCGACTACGAGTCGATCACGCTGGGCCACCTCGCGGCCCGGGCCGGCCTGGCGCGCAACACGCTTTACAACTACGCCCGCGACAAGAGTGCGCTGGTCCTCGCGCTGGCCGAGCGGGCCGGCCTGCCCCTGCGTGAGCGGGTGGCCGGGATCGCCGCGCGCCCGGACCCGGCGGAGCAGCGGATGGGGGAGATCGTCGCGGCGGTCCTGGAGGCGGCCACGGACCAGGCGCTGTGGCTGGTGTTCCGCCCCGGCGCCGGGCCGCTGGTCGCGGACCTGCCGAAGGGCCCGGACGGCCCGTTCCACGCGGTGGTGACCGAGGTGGAACGGGTCGTCCGGGACGGCATCGCCCGCGGCGAGTTCCGCGACGTCGGTGACGTGGCGCTCGCGGTGGAGCTGCTGTCCGGCGCCATGCGGGCGGGCGCCGAACGCGTCGCGCGGGATCCCGCCGCGCTCGAGGCCACGGTGGCGACGGCGCGGGAGATCGTCCTCGCGTTCCTCACTTGCCGTGCGGGTCCGCGGCGTTGA
- a CDS encoding nuclear transport factor 2 family protein, with product MTEPQDRADLVELLGKYADIADLKEFTDLPGRVFTDPLTLDFESVTGIPPTTTPLAGYVEILRASFAPFAATHHAITGPVITLDGDRATIHAHVRAEHWLPETSDRWLVAGFYDNEAVRTPDGWRLTRVKLTASHQENQHLVAAGW from the coding sequence ATGACCGAACCGCAGGACCGGGCCGACCTCGTCGAACTGCTCGGGAAGTACGCCGACATCGCGGACCTGAAGGAGTTCACCGACCTGCCCGGGCGCGTCTTCACCGACCCGCTCACGCTCGACTTCGAATCGGTCACCGGCATTCCCCCGACGACCACGCCGCTCGCCGGCTACGTCGAGATCCTCCGCGCCTCGTTCGCCCCGTTCGCGGCGACCCACCACGCCATCACCGGCCCCGTCATCACCCTCGACGGCGACCGGGCGACCATCCACGCGCACGTCCGTGCCGAGCACTGGCTCCCGGAAACGAGCGACCGGTGGCTGGTGGCCGGCTTCTACGACAACGAGGCGGTCCGCACGCCGGACGGCTGGCGCCTCACACGCGTGAAGCTCACCGCTTCGCACCAGGAGAATCAGCACCTGGTCGCCGCGGGGTGGTGA
- a CDS encoding amidohydrolase, with the protein MNDLYLTGVRPWGGPLSDVAIRDGRIAAVSAAGGPAPEGVPLLAGEGRLLVPSFSDVHVHLDSTRLGLPWRPNDSPGGVWANMLHDRAHWRDGGPPMAERSTHMLGLLIAHGVTRVRGYAQVDADCKLERLEAVVAAREAHAGRADVEIIAFPQAGLLREPGVPALMEAALREGAGVMGGIDPCGVDGDPVRHLDIVFDLADRYGVPVDVHLHEPGELGLFSLGLIIERTRALDLRGRVTISHAFTLAHTPSPRLDEVLAEMAELDISVATVAPPGRNTLPLTRLTEAGLRVGLGDDGQRDYWSPYGNADLLDRTWQLAFTNGFRNDHLVEHALAVGTWGGATVLDPSLPRLRDVRDRPGVAVGDPADLVLLDGEAPAAAVQDRLPHRTVVHAGRVVAHDLALV; encoded by the coding sequence GTGAACGACCTGTACCTGACCGGCGTGCGCCCGTGGGGCGGTCCCCTGTCCGATGTGGCGATCCGCGACGGCCGGATCGCGGCGGTCTCCGCGGCCGGCGGCCCCGCACCGGAGGGCGTGCCGCTGCTGGCGGGCGAGGGGCGGTTGCTCGTCCCCTCGTTCTCCGACGTGCACGTCCACCTGGACTCCACGCGGCTGGGCCTGCCGTGGCGGCCCAACGACTCCCCCGGCGGGGTGTGGGCGAACATGCTGCACGACCGCGCCCACTGGCGGGACGGCGGGCCGCCGATGGCCGAGCGGTCCACGCACATGCTCGGCCTGCTCATCGCGCACGGCGTCACCCGCGTCCGCGGCTACGCCCAGGTCGACGCGGACTGCAAGCTGGAACGCCTGGAAGCCGTCGTCGCCGCGCGGGAGGCGCACGCCGGCCGGGCCGACGTCGAGATCATCGCCTTCCCGCAGGCCGGGTTGCTGCGCGAGCCCGGCGTGCCCGCGCTGATGGAAGCCGCGCTGCGGGAGGGCGCCGGCGTGATGGGCGGCATCGACCCGTGCGGCGTCGACGGCGACCCGGTGCGGCACCTCGACATCGTGTTCGACCTCGCCGACCGGTACGGGGTGCCGGTGGACGTCCACCTGCACGAGCCCGGCGAGCTGGGCCTGTTCAGCCTCGGGCTGATCATCGAGCGGACGCGGGCGCTGGACCTGCGCGGCCGGGTCACCATCTCGCACGCCTTCACCCTCGCCCACACCCCGTCGCCGCGTCTGGACGAGGTGCTCGCCGAGATGGCTGAGCTGGACATCTCGGTCGCGACCGTCGCGCCGCCGGGCCGCAACACGCTCCCGCTCACCCGGCTGACCGAGGCCGGCCTGCGTGTCGGCCTCGGCGACGACGGGCAGCGCGACTACTGGTCCCCCTACGGCAACGCGGACCTGCTCGACCGCACCTGGCAACTGGCGTTCACCAACGGGTTCCGCAACGACCACCTCGTCGAGCACGCGCTGGCCGTGGGCACCTGGGGCGGCGCGACGGTGCTCGACCCGTCACTGCCGCGGCTGCGGGACGTGCGGGACCGCCCCGGAGTTGCGGTCGGCGACCCGGCAGACCTGGTGCTGCTCGACGGCGAGGCACCCGCGGCCGCGGTGCAGGACCGGTTGCCGCACCGCACGGTGGTCCACGCCGGGCGGGTGGTCGCTCACGACCTCGCGCTGGTGTGA
- a CDS encoding helix-turn-helix transcriptional regulator has protein sequence MDRVELAAFLRSRREQLRPEDVGLPAGPRRRAPGLRREEVAALAAMSTDYYTRLEQQRGPQPSEQMLAALARALRLTGTERDYLFRIAGRNAPTPVVAAAHVAPALQRVLDRLSDTPALILSNLGEVLVQNSMADALYGDRSHLTGWARSEIYRWFTDPAERRIYPEHDRGRQGRALVAGLRAALGSMGPQSRAGELVRVLTKASPEFAELWERHEVAKRFVDHKVLVHPQLGEIEVDCQVLFTEDQSQMLLVLTAPPRTEAAEKLQLLGVVGTERFDSVR, from the coding sequence ATGGACCGTGTGGAGCTGGCGGCGTTCCTGCGCAGCCGCCGGGAACAGCTGCGGCCGGAGGACGTCGGGCTCCCTGCCGGGCCGCGCCGCCGCGCGCCGGGGCTGCGGCGGGAGGAGGTCGCGGCGCTGGCGGCGATGTCCACCGACTACTACACGCGGCTGGAGCAGCAGCGTGGCCCGCAGCCGAGCGAGCAGATGCTGGCCGCGCTCGCCCGGGCGCTGCGCCTGACCGGCACCGAGCGTGACTACCTGTTCCGCATCGCCGGCCGCAACGCACCCACACCGGTGGTGGCGGCGGCGCACGTGGCGCCGGCCCTGCAGCGCGTGCTGGACCGGTTGTCGGACACGCCCGCGCTGATCCTGTCGAACCTCGGCGAGGTGCTGGTGCAGAACAGCATGGCGGACGCCCTCTACGGCGACCGGTCGCACCTGACGGGCTGGGCGCGCAGCGAGATCTACCGCTGGTTCACCGATCCCGCGGAGCGCCGGATCTACCCGGAGCACGACCGGGGGCGCCAGGGCCGGGCCCTCGTGGCGGGCCTGCGGGCGGCACTCGGGTCGATGGGGCCGCAGTCCCGGGCCGGCGAGCTGGTGCGGGTGCTCACGAAGGCGAGCCCGGAGTTCGCGGAGCTGTGGGAACGGCACGAGGTGGCCAAGCGGTTCGTGGACCACAAGGTGCTCGTGCACCCCCAGCTGGGTGAGATCGAGGTGGACTGCCAGGTGCTGTTCACCGAGGACCAGTCGCAGATGCTGCTGGTGCTCACGGCGCCGCCGCGCACGGAGGCGGCGGAGAAGCTGCAGCTGCTCGGCGTGGTCGGCACCGAACGGTTCGACAGCGTTCGCTAG
- a CDS encoding alpha/beta fold hydrolase, whose translation MTLGGFTSPQARVAYDAAYDRGFAALPAPAEERDVATAFGTARVYRFGEPGPAPMVLLPGRAGTTVMWEPNLPAFIARGPVYALDLIGEPGRSEQTAPIRDADDQAAWLDTVLATLGLRDVHLVGYSFGGWLAANLAVRAPDRLASLTLIDPVRTFATFPGSLLVRTALALVPGIRRWARPAFLAWISGGAEVAEDDPVATVIDEGMRTYRIALPTPLLFTDAQLRGLTVPVLALIAARSVIHDGRRAAARARELLPDARVELWPAATHAIAGESADEVNARVLEFLAELEQRRESPERA comes from the coding sequence ATGACGCTCGGCGGATTCACGTCGCCGCAGGCCCGCGTCGCGTACGACGCGGCCTACGACCGGGGGTTCGCCGCGCTGCCCGCCCCCGCCGAAGAGCGCGACGTGGCCACGGCGTTCGGCACCGCGCGCGTCTACCGCTTCGGGGAACCCGGTCCCGCCCCGATGGTGCTGCTTCCCGGCCGGGCGGGCACGACGGTCATGTGGGAGCCCAACCTCCCCGCGTTCATCGCGCGCGGCCCGGTGTACGCGCTCGACCTGATCGGTGAGCCGGGACGCAGCGAGCAGACCGCGCCCATCCGCGACGCCGACGACCAGGCTGCGTGGCTCGACACCGTGCTCGCCACGCTGGGCCTGCGCGACGTCCACCTCGTCGGCTACTCCTTCGGCGGGTGGCTCGCAGCCAACTTGGCCGTGCGCGCACCGGACCGGCTCGCCTCGCTGACCTTGATCGACCCGGTGCGGACCTTCGCCACGTTCCCGGGCTCCCTGCTCGTGCGCACCGCCCTCGCGCTCGTCCCCGGCATCCGGCGCTGGGCCCGCCCCGCCTTCCTGGCCTGGATCTCCGGCGGAGCCGAGGTGGCCGAGGACGACCCGGTGGCCACGGTGATCGACGAGGGCATGCGGACCTACCGGATCGCGCTGCCCACGCCCCTGCTGTTCACCGACGCGCAACTGCGCGGCCTGACCGTCCCCGTCCTCGCACTCATCGCGGCCCGCAGCGTCATCCACGACGGCCGGCGTGCGGCCGCCCGCGCCCGGGAGCTGCTGCCGGACGCCCGCGTCGAGCTGTGGCCGGCGGCCACCCACGCGATCGCGGGCGAGTCGGCCGACGAGGTCAACGCCCGGGTGCTGGAGTTCCTCGCCGAGCTCGAGCAACGACGTGAGTCACCGGAGCGCGCCTGA
- a CDS encoding SDR family oxidoreductase: MNISGNTIFIPGSTSGIGLALARRLRAKGNTVIVGGRRTELLDSLAADGFDTVRIDTADAGSIRAAADEVIRKHPDLNVVIAMSGIMRVEDWHHPEGFLASAEETVTTNVLGPIRLIAAFVEHLQSKPDATIVTVSSGLAFAPLAATPSYNASKAAIHMLSESLRLQLADTSVKVVELEPPSVRTALLPGQEESEFAMPLDDFADEVVKLFETQPDAKEIQVENVKFLRYGEARGDYDQVVATLNAADPHGK; the protein is encoded by the coding sequence ATGAACATCAGCGGAAACACCATCTTCATCCCGGGTTCCACCAGCGGCATCGGCCTCGCCCTCGCGCGGCGGCTGCGGGCCAAGGGCAACACGGTCATCGTCGGCGGCCGCCGCACCGAGCTGCTCGACTCACTCGCCGCGGACGGGTTCGACACCGTGCGCATCGACACCGCCGACGCAGGCAGCATCCGCGCCGCGGCCGACGAGGTCATCCGGAAGCACCCCGACCTCAACGTGGTCATCGCGATGTCCGGCATCATGCGCGTCGAGGACTGGCACCACCCGGAGGGCTTCCTGGCCTCGGCCGAGGAGACCGTGACGACGAACGTGCTCGGCCCGATCCGGCTCATCGCCGCGTTCGTCGAGCACCTCCAGAGCAAGCCCGACGCGACCATCGTGACCGTCTCCTCGGGCCTGGCGTTCGCCCCCCTGGCGGCCACACCGAGCTACAACGCGAGCAAGGCCGCCATCCACATGCTCAGCGAGTCGCTGCGGCTGCAACTGGCGGACACCTCCGTCAAGGTCGTCGAGCTGGAGCCGCCGTCGGTGCGCACGGCCCTGCTGCCCGGCCAGGAGGAGAGCGAGTTCGCCATGCCGCTCGACGACTTCGCCGACGAGGTGGTCAAGCTGTTCGAGACGCAGCCGGACGCCAAGGAGATCCAGGTGGAGAACGTGAAGTTCCTCCGCTACGGCGAGGCCCGCGGCGACTACGACCAGGTCGTGGCCACCCTCAACGCCGCGGACCCGCACGGCAAGTGA
- a CDS encoding homocysteine S-methyltransferase family protein yields MRGRFAEQLSERVLVFDGAMGTVLHVAGNSLDRALPELNLSNPELVSTIHESYVAAGADVLLTNTFGANRLRLAEHGCSVSARDINLAAVRLARQARRGVHRTIFVAGSVSPAVSSSSRAGVRADERAEVVREQVQALVDGGVDLLVLETFGHLDELVEAVTVAAEVTDLPIVAQATFTSDGLTPAGETPREVVKALTGLPVTAVGANCTVGPQHMLAILDELRDAGDLPVGVHPNAGMPRRTGRRFTYPVARAHFGRYARRFAEHGAAMIGGCCGTTPGHIREVVARLADLRPRQANPVTAVPKPRPAPPQSPLARRLARPGFVLATQVTPHGEPEDVERVRGAGLALVRGNFGEALRLEREAGVDTITTVTAWDRSLAALQADLLGAHAFGLRTVVCETGTPVPLGDYPGADGIWEVDSVGLIGLLAGLNSGRDHTGLTLATRTAFHIGARVNPGAEDPDAELSRTKAKIAAGAQFLITRPVYELEGLSRLVAELSGVDIPVLVAIAPLSGFAEAEYLAYEVPDVTIPPRALSELEAAGKREAEVGLALAAELLDGARDLVRGAVVVADEHPGKIDSLLRQEKSALQL; encoded by the coding sequence GTGAGAGGTCGGTTCGCGGAGCAGCTGTCCGAGCGGGTTCTGGTGTTCGACGGGGCCATGGGCACCGTCCTGCACGTGGCGGGCAATTCGCTGGACCGGGCGTTGCCGGAACTCAACCTCTCGAACCCGGAGCTCGTCAGCACCATCCACGAGAGCTACGTGGCCGCCGGTGCGGACGTGCTCCTCACCAACACCTTCGGCGCCAACCGGCTGCGGCTGGCCGAGCACGGGTGCTCCGTCAGCGCCCGCGACATCAACCTCGCCGCCGTGCGGCTCGCCCGGCAGGCTCGTCGCGGCGTGCACCGGACCATCTTCGTCGCCGGGTCCGTCTCCCCGGCGGTGTCCTCCAGCTCGCGGGCCGGCGTCCGCGCCGACGAGCGTGCCGAGGTCGTGCGCGAGCAGGTCCAGGCCCTGGTCGACGGCGGCGTCGACCTGCTGGTCCTGGAGACCTTCGGCCACCTCGACGAGCTGGTCGAGGCCGTCACGGTCGCCGCGGAGGTCACCGACCTGCCGATCGTCGCCCAGGCCACCTTCACCAGCGACGGCCTCACCCCGGCCGGCGAGACGCCCCGCGAGGTCGTCAAGGCCCTCACCGGCCTCCCGGTCACCGCGGTCGGCGCCAACTGCACCGTCGGCCCCCAGCACATGCTCGCGATCCTCGACGAACTCCGCGACGCCGGCGACCTGCCGGTGGGCGTGCACCCCAACGCGGGCATGCCGCGGCGCACCGGGCGGCGCTTCACCTACCCGGTCGCCCGCGCGCACTTCGGGCGGTACGCGCGGCGCTTCGCCGAGCACGGCGCCGCCATGATCGGCGGCTGCTGCGGCACCACACCCGGCCACATCCGCGAGGTCGTCGCGCGCCTGGCCGACCTTCGGCCCCGCCAGGCCAACCCCGTCACGGCCGTGCCCAAGCCGCGCCCGGCGCCGCCGCAGAGCCCGCTCGCCCGCCGTCTCGCCCGGCCCGGCTTCGTGCTCGCCACGCAGGTCACCCCGCACGGCGAACCGGAGGACGTGGAGCGGGTCCGCGGCGCCGGTCTGGCGCTGGTCCGCGGCAACTTCGGCGAGGCCCTCCGCCTGGAACGCGAGGCGGGCGTCGACACGATCACCACGGTCACGGCCTGGGACCGGTCCCTCGCGGCGCTGCAGGCGGACCTGCTCGGCGCCCACGCGTTCGGCCTGCGCACGGTTGTGTGCGAAACCGGAACCCCGGTCCCGCTGGGCGACTACCCGGGCGCCGACGGCATCTGGGAGGTCGACTCGGTCGGCCTGATCGGGCTGCTCGCCGGCCTCAACTCCGGCCGCGACCACACCGGGCTCACCTTGGCCACCCGCACCGCCTTCCACATCGGCGCGCGCGTCAACCCCGGCGCGGAGGACCCGGACGCCGAACTGTCCCGCACCAAGGCGAAGATCGCCGCGGGCGCGCAGTTCCTCATCACGCGGCCGGTCTACGAGCTGGAGGGCCTGTCCCGCCTGGTCGCCGAGCTGTCCGGTGTGGACATCCCGGTCCTGGTGGCGATCGCACCGCTGTCCGGCTTCGCCGAAGCCGAGTACCTGGCCTACGAGGTCCCGGACGTGACCATCCCGCCGCGGGCACTGTCCGAACTGGAGGCTGCCGGGAAGCGGGAGGCCGAGGTCGGGCTGGCGCTCGCCGCGGAGCTGCTCGACGGGGCGCGCGACCTGGTCCGCGGCGCCGTGGTGGTCGCCGACGAACACCCCGGTAAGATCGATTCGCTTCTGCGGCAAGAGAAATCGGCGCTTCAGCTCTGA